One genomic region from Eublepharis macularius isolate TG4126 chromosome 18, MPM_Emac_v1.0, whole genome shotgun sequence encodes:
- the SAXO2 gene encoding stabilizer of axonemal microtubules 2: MKQCLCQICTCGRHRCPHNPTRIYDYGGESCHMTEYVDKYPAYGNLPLAQSLKPKQEFQKHGGKMEGITTFRSDYLPYDVANRPVRVQEEYKPAPGDIDLGTTYRRDYNPHKIQPVILVRPLERKHIKGGKLNTIPTYQADYRAWEIQRREPHKTDTYHPPTGKFGNSTTFQDDFPPKEMTPRKSFKPIAMTKISNQPFNSVTSHRSDYVAHQLEPKWVRSKEEYKPNSQPFEDVTTHRCDFRGLLGELPKSFKPEYTKIESKAHFNGMTEFRDSFPPWAVSLPEVHKAKEYVPPTGDMDLNTTSHLDYVEHEVNPIVLMRPLETSRKSNAPFQGNTTMRDDFQAWDTNRQDMIKRPQEMPKPSGKFDDMTTFRAHYIPHSIVPTQSCKPLKMALSSSAPFEEGTMYRTEYTPKMQVICPATYPSPPGYVFVSTDSRGHKFFRKATPDTNKIAHANGNHVPKEIAVVS; this comes from the exons GCGCCACCGTTGTCCTCACAATCCCACACGGATTTATGACTACGGAGGGGAGTCCTGCCACATGACGGAATATGTAGACAAATACCCTGCGTACGGCAATCTCCCTCTGGCCCAAAGCCTCAAGCCCAAGCAGGAATTCCAAAAGCATGGCGGGAAAATGGAAGGAATCACAACTTTCAG GTCTGACTACCTTCCATATGATGTGGCAAATCGGCCTGTCCGGGTGCAAGAAGAATACAAACCAGCACCCGGAGATATTGACCTGGGAACAACTTACCGGAGAGATTATAATCCTCACAAAATACAACCAGTGATATTAGTAAGACCATTAGAGAGGAAGCACATCAAAGGAGGAAAGCTAAATACGATACCCACATACCAAG CTGACTATAGAGCCTGGGAAATTCAAAGAAGGGAACCTCATAAAACAGACACCTACCATCCCCCCACCGGGAAGTTTGGGAACAGCACTACATTTCAAGATGATTTTCCCCCCAAGGAAATGACTCCCCGAAAAAGTTTTAAACCTATCGCGATGACCAAGATTTCTAACCAACCTTTCAATAGTGTCACAAGCCATCGCAGTGATTACGTGGCTCACCAGCTGGAACCAAAATGGGTGAGATCAAAAGAAGAGTATAAACCAAACAGCCAACCCTTCGAAGACGTCACAACCCACCGGTGTGACTTTAGAGGGCTTTTGGGCGAGCTTCCGAAGAGCTTCAAGCCTGAATACACTAAAATAGAATCAAAGGCTCATTTTAATGGAATGACGGAATTCCGTGATAGTTTTCCGCCATGGGCAGTTTCCTTACCTGAAGTCCACAAAGCAAAAGAATATGTTCCACCCACAGGTGATATGGACCTGAATACTACATCCCATCTTGATTACGTTGAACATGAAGTCAATCCAATTGTCCTCATGAGACCATTAGAAACTAGCAGGAAGAGTAACGCTCCCTTCCAAGGGAACACAACCATGAGGGATGACTTTCAAGCTTGGGATACCAATCGGCAAGATATGATCAAGAGGCCCCAGGAAATGCCAAAGCCTTCTGGGAAATTTGATGATATGACCACTTTCAGAGCTCACTACATACCACACAGTATAGTTCCAACTCAAAGCTGCAAACCTTTAAAGATGGCATTGTCTAGTTCAGCACCTTTTGAAGAGGGAACCATGTACCGTACAGAATATACTCCAAAGATGCAGGTCATCTGCCCAGCAACCTATCCGTCTCCTCCAGGATACGTTTTTGTAAGCACCGATTCTCGTGGCCACAAGTTCTTCCGCAAAGCTACACCAGATACCAATAAGATTGCTCACGCAAATGGTAATCATGTTCCAAAGGAAATAGCAGTTGTATCGTAA